Proteins from a single region of Butyrivibrio fibrisolvens:
- a CDS encoding beta-galactosidase, whose amino-acid sequence MNTLLDGKKITIGTCYYPEHWPETMWQDDLERMKRTGIEVIRVGEFSWNLTEPVEGTYVYDFWDEFLDLCSRIEMKVIFCTPTATPPAWLTEKYPEVLNAKRDGSLIYHGERCHVNHNNIVFRQKTELITEHLASHFGSHPSIIGWQIDNEINCETDEFYSESDDLAFRNWVQNKYESLDALNAAWGTRFWNQTYSSFVEVHIPRQTNHNVGNPHQNLDYRRFVSDSARSYIKLQSDIIRKYLKEGDFITTNGMFNLDNHSMNKESLDFFTYDSYPDFAFDEYYETRGARDLLDRNWSKNLSEVRSISEPFGIMEQQSGAGGWTTRMRMPTPRPGQIRLWTMQSIAHGAEYVSYFRWRTATVGTEIYWHGILDYSNRDNRRKREVEQVCSEVKKLSRICGSRYAAKVAVIKTWDNEWDAQCDNWHKMLEDISQKGIYAAATRSHTPLDYVFLGPETSAEDLGKYDLLIFPHAVVVTQMEAMILERYVKNGGRLLLGCRAGLKTSEGHITMDDLPGVFKQMAGCVVTEFTPEAPDEENIYVIKPGDNGQKFRMHAQGFFDQFEVTSETAQVKGVYDSTYIKDEPALVKNVYGEGRVYCFGSTFPEDTAAGLLKMLGVSNPYEQYLDLPEECELAVRTDGTYTWLFVLNYDKSEASLDIKEEMLDVLNGGSVHGTYKLPAYGVAVFEI is encoded by the coding sequence ATGAATACATTACTAGATGGGAAAAAGATTACTATTGGCACCTGTTACTATCCTGAACACTGGCCTGAAACCATGTGGCAAGATGATCTTGAAAGGATGAAGAGAACAGGAATTGAAGTTATCAGGGTTGGAGAATTCTCCTGGAATCTGACAGAGCCTGTTGAAGGAACCTATGTCTATGATTTCTGGGATGAGTTTCTTGATCTTTGCAGCCGCATAGAAATGAAAGTTATCTTCTGTACACCTACAGCTACGCCTCCAGCATGGCTTACTGAGAAGTACCCGGAAGTATTAAATGCAAAAAGAGACGGAAGTCTTATCTATCATGGCGAAAGATGTCATGTCAATCACAATAATATAGTTTTCAGACAAAAGACAGAGCTCATAACAGAGCATCTGGCTTCTCATTTTGGTTCACACCCCAGCATCATTGGATGGCAGATAGATAATGAGATCAATTGCGAGACAGATGAGTTTTATTCTGAAAGCGATGATCTTGCTTTCAGAAACTGGGTTCAGAATAAATATGAAAGTCTTGATGCACTTAACGCAGCATGGGGAACCAGATTCTGGAATCAGACCTATTCCTCTTTTGTCGAAGTACATATTCCAAGGCAGACTAATCATAACGTAGGAAATCCTCATCAGAATCTGGACTACAGAAGATTCGTATCAGACTCCGCCAGAAGCTATATAAAGCTTCAAAGTGATATAATCCGCAAGTACCTTAAGGAAGGTGATTTTATCACTACTAATGGAATGTTCAATCTGGACAACCATTCCATGAACAAAGAATCTCTTGATTTCTTTACATATGATTCTTATCCGGATTTTGCTTTTGATGAATATTATGAGACAAGAGGCGCAAGAGACCTTCTTGACCGTAACTGGAGCAAGAACTTATCAGAAGTAAGAAGCATCTCAGAACCATTTGGCATAATGGAACAGCAGTCAGGAGCAGGCGGCTGGACCACAAGAATGAGAATGCCTACTCCAAGGCCCGGACAGATAAGACTTTGGACTATGCAGTCTATAGCACATGGTGCTGAGTATGTTTCATATTTTAGATGGAGAACTGCTACAGTCGGAACAGAGATATACTGGCACGGAATACTTGACTATTCAAACCGTGATAATCGCAGGAAAAGAGAAGTTGAACAGGTTTGCAGTGAAGTTAAAAAGCTATCAAGGATCTGTGGCAGTAGATATGCAGCCAAAGTTGCAGTAATTAAGACCTGGGATAATGAGTGGGATGCCCAGTGCGACAACTGGCATAAGATGCTTGAAGATATCAGTCAAAAGGGCATATATGCAGCTGCAACAAGAAGTCATACTCCTCTTGACTACGTTTTCCTTGGACCTGAAACATCTGCTGAAGACCTTGGAAAGTATGACCTTCTGATCTTCCCTCATGCAGTTGTAGTAACGCAGATGGAAGCCATGATACTTGAAAGATATGTTAAAAATGGTGGAAGGCTTCTTCTTGGATGCAGGGCAGGTCTTAAAACTTCCGAAGGCCACATTACTATGGATGACCTTCCCGGAGTATTTAAGCAGATGGCAGGCTGCGTTGTTACTGAATTTACGCCTGAAGCTCCCGATGAAGAGAATATTTATGTTATAAAGCCCGGAGATAATGGGCAGAAATTCAGGATGCATGCACAGGGATTCTTTGATCAGTTTGAAGTGACATCTGAAACGGCGCAGGTTAAGGGAGTATATGACAGCACCTATATCAAAGATGAACCGGCGCTTGTTAAAAATGTTTATGGAGAAGGCAGAGTTTACTGCTTTGGAAGTACCTTCCCGGAAGATACGGCAGCTGGCCTTCTTAAGATGCTTGGTGTAAGTAATCCTTATGAACAGTATCTTGACCTTCCTGAAGAGTGCGAGCTGGCAGTAAGAACCGATGGAACTTATACCTGGCTGTTTGTACTTAATTATGACAAGTCAGAAGCTTCACTTGATATAAAAGAAGAGATGCTTGATGTATTAAATGGTGGTAGCGTACACGGAACATATAAGCTTCCGGCATACGGTGTCGCAGTGTTTGAAATTTAA
- the thrS gene encoding threonine--tRNA ligase, with amino-acid sequence MEKEEFLQVYRHSLAHILAKAVIEIYGKENVQYAIGPQIDDGAYYDFVIDKSISPDDFKTIEDKMREIIKRREDWTRKEVSKEEALEMFKDQKFKTELIQELPEDETITVYYTGEDYVDLCRGPHVANSQELMNCSYQVKSVSAAYWRGDEKRDHMQRVYIYAFPDKNQLKAHLAMIKEAMERDHKKIGKDLDLFMFNETAPGMAYWLPRGWRMYQELLKFSREIQDKHGYTEISAPLINNKKLWLISGHWAHYVNNMFMVPGITDGTKAEDTISSDETAARFSLEAEDTMAAKPMNCPNAMMAYKRTNHSYKELPIRYSEYDVLHRKEKSGQMNGLFRVQEFRQDDDHTFVTEEQIKSEINDVMNIADEIYGTFGITYRAEFSTRPDDFMGDIEVWNKAEAALKEILDDKYGEGGYEINEGDGAFYGPKIDLQIKDALGREWQCGTMQLDFQLPHNFELTYQDKDGQMKQPVVVHRAIYGSLERFIGIITEHFKGAYPFWLSPYQVGIVPIREEHNEYAEKIANELTANHVRVELDTSDSNMKEKIKKFKNYKDPYILVIGDKEAAEGTVSINVRGSNKQIQNVPFKKFVEMCNKMNLERSLELIQSLDEE; translated from the coding sequence ATGGAAAAAGAAGAATTCCTGCAAGTTTATCGTCATTCACTGGCACACATTCTTGCAAAAGCCGTAATCGAAATTTATGGCAAAGAAAACGTTCAGTATGCAATCGGACCACAGATCGATGATGGTGCATACTATGATTTCGTTATCGACAAGTCTATAAGCCCTGATGACTTTAAGACTATCGAAGACAAGATGCGCGAGATCATCAAGAGAAGAGAAGACTGGACAAGAAAAGAAGTATCCAAGGAAGAAGCTCTTGAAATGTTCAAGGATCAGAAGTTCAAGACAGAGCTTATTCAGGAACTTCCTGAAGATGAGACTATCACAGTTTACTATACAGGTGAAGATTATGTAGACCTTTGCCGCGGACCTCACGTTGCTAACTCTCAGGAACTTATGAACTGCTCATATCAGGTTAAGTCTGTATCAGCAGCTTACTGGAGAGGCGATGAGAAGCGCGATCACATGCAGAGAGTTTATATCTATGCATTCCCTGATAAGAACCAGCTCAAGGCTCACCTTGCAATGATCAAGGAAGCTATGGAGCGTGACCACAAGAAGATCGGTAAGGACCTTGACCTGTTCATGTTCAATGAGACAGCTCCTGGTATGGCTTACTGGCTTCCAAGAGGATGGAGAATGTATCAGGAACTCCTCAAGTTCTCAAGAGAGATCCAGGACAAGCACGGATACACAGAAATCTCCGCTCCTTTAATCAACAACAAAAAGCTCTGGCTTATTTCAGGCCACTGGGCTCACTATGTTAATAACATGTTCATGGTTCCTGGTATTACAGATGGAACTAAGGCAGAAGATACTATCTCAAGCGATGAGACAGCAGCTCGCTTCTCACTTGAAGCAGAAGATACAATGGCAGCTAAGCCTATGAACTGCCCTAACGCTATGATGGCTTATAAGAGAACTAACCACTCTTATAAAGAGCTTCCTATCCGTTACAGTGAGTATGATGTTCTTCACCGTAAAGAGAAGTCTGGACAGATGAACGGACTCTTCAGAGTTCAGGAATTCCGTCAGGATGATGATCATACATTCGTAACAGAAGAGCAGATCAAGTCTGAGATCAACGATGTTATGAACATCGCTGATGAGATCTATGGCACATTCGGTATTACATACCGCGCTGAGTTCTCAACAAGACCTGATGATTTCATGGGTGATATCGAAGTTTGGAACAAAGCTGAAGCAGCTCTTAAGGAAATCCTCGATGACAAGTATGGCGAAGGCGGATACGAGATCAACGAAGGTGATGGTGCTTTCTATGGTCCTAAGATCGACCTTCAGATCAAGGATGCACTTGGACGTGAGTGGCAGTGTGGTACAATGCAGCTCGACTTCCAGCTTCCTCACAACTTCGAGCTTACATACCAGGACAAAGATGGTCAGATGAAGCAGCCTGTAGTTGTTCACAGAGCAATCTATGGTTCACTTGAGCGTTTCATTGGTATCATCACAGAGCACTTCAAAGGTGCATATCCATTCTGGCTCTCACCTTATCAGGTAGGTATCGTTCCTATCAGAGAAGAGCACAATGAGTATGCTGAGAAGATCGCTAATGAGCTTACAGCTAACCATGTTCGTGTTGAGCTTGATACAAGCGACAGCAACATGAAAGAGAAGATCAAGAAGTTCAAGAACTACAAAGATCCATACATTCTTGTTATCGGTGACAAGGAAGCCGCAGAAGGAACAGTTTCAATCAATGTTCGCGGTTCCAATAAGCAGATCCAGAATGTTCCTTTCAAGAAGTTTGTTGAGATGTGCAACAAGATGAATCTTGAAAGATCACTTGAGCTCATCCAGTCTCTTGATGAAGAATAA
- a CDS encoding SEC-C metal-binding domain-containing protein, with protein MALLKKWRDMAYSETANKGDLQRLWTEYFGKEKDIYAELLKNPDEEVKGTVKELADKYGVDIMTMTGFLDGIDESLKVANDIENMEEDTVVSLGFDKELLYKNMVAAEADWLYNLPEWNEIFDEDKRKELYKEQKNSRTVHNAPKIYPNDPCPCGSGKKYKKCHGKNA; from the coding sequence ATGGCATTACTTAAAAAATGGAGAGACATGGCTTATTCAGAGACAGCCAACAAGGGTGATCTCCAGAGATTATGGACAGAATATTTCGGAAAAGAAAAAGATATTTATGCAGAGCTTCTTAAGAATCCTGATGAAGAAGTAAAGGGAACAGTTAAGGAACTTGCTGATAAATATGGCGTTGATATTATGACAATGACAGGCTTCCTTGATGGTATCGATGAAAGCCTTAAAGTTGCTAATGATATCGAGAACATGGAAGAGGATACAGTTGTAAGCCTTGGTTTCGACAAAGAGCTCCTTTACAAGAACATGGTAGCTGCTGAAGCTGACTGGCTCTATAACCTTCCTGAATGGAACGAGATCTTCGATGAAGATAAGCGCAAAGAGCTTTACAAAGAGCAGAAGAACTCACGTACAGTTCACAACGCTCCTAAGATCTATCCTAACGATCCATGTCCATGCGGAAGTGGTAAGAAGTACAAGAAGTGCCACGGCAAGAACGCTTAA
- a CDS encoding M23 family metallopeptidase, translated as MGKELQPRKHRHKRHYTFMIISGDSDRKSKQIHLGHVATQVLAFSLFAILVAIVCYVAYITLRFKNLQSSNSAMQTSMQAVIDQQNAQISELSSQNSSLMSANSELQANYEQVSKALNIMVDDEEAKEAAKIEAALPKGFPLSSQASYEARLDDPSSDSKDNAKEGDNILVFNASGSSHVVASGAGTVLTITSDSKYGKCITIDHGNGYKSIYRVSGTVLVEEGDSVSRGSALFLVGDKGAVLGYQIKYNDEFVNPEDMLEING; from the coding sequence ATGGGTAAAGAACTACAACCGCGTAAGCACCGCCATAAAAGACACTATACATTCATGATCATTTCTGGTGATTCTGACAGGAAAAGTAAACAGATTCACTTGGGGCATGTGGCTACACAGGTGCTTGCTTTTTCTCTATTTGCAATACTGGTTGCAATCGTATGCTATGTCGCATATATTACGCTACGCTTTAAAAATCTACAATCCTCGAATTCTGCTATGCAGACAAGCATGCAGGCAGTTATCGACCAGCAGAATGCACAGATAAGCGAACTTTCTTCACAGAATTCCAGTCTTATGTCTGCTAATTCAGAACTTCAGGCTAACTACGAACAGGTTAGTAAAGCCCTTAATATAATGGTAGATGATGAAGAAGCCAAGGAAGCAGCCAAGATCGAAGCAGCTCTTCCAAAAGGATTCCCGCTTTCAAGCCAGGCTTCCTATGAAGCTCGTCTTGATGATCCTTCTTCAGATTCCAAAGATAACGCCAAAGAAGGCGATAACATTCTTGTGTTTAATGCAAGCGGCAGTTCACATGTAGTTGCTTCAGGAGCAGGAACAGTCCTTACTATCACATCTGATTCCAAATACGGAAAATGTATCACTATAGATCATGGTAATGGTTATAAGAGTATCTATCGTGTTTCCGGTACTGTACTTGTTGAAGAAGGCGACAGTGTAAGCAGAGGTTCAGCTCTTTTCCTTGTTGGGGATAAAGGAGCAGTTCTCGGCTATCAGATAAAATATAATGATGAATTTGTTAATCCGGAAGATATGCTCGAGATTAACGGCTAA
- a CDS encoding polymer-forming cytoskeletal protein, protein MFNSSKQKTPPISTYEDEAQKVVTLIGAGATCDGAFSARDTTRIDGTINGPVHIEGSLIVGQSGKVNGDVTAQNVFLAGEITGNIDCNSGKLEVSDSGKLVGDVTTKSIVIDENAIFQGRCTMTTDINSATQAKERAAATVESDNK, encoded by the coding sequence ATGTTCAACAGCAGCAAACAAAAGACACCCCCAATCAGTACATATGAGGATGAAGCTCAAAAGGTTGTAACTCTTATCGGTGCAGGCGCAACTTGTGATGGAGCTTTCAGTGCTCGTGATACTACCCGTATTGACGGAACAATAAATGGTCCTGTTCATATCGAGGGAAGTCTCATTGTCGGTCAGAGCGGTAAGGTTAACGGCGATGTTACAGCCCAGAATGTATTCCTTGCAGGCGAGATCACCGGTAATATTGATTGCAATTCCGGAAAGCTTGAAGTAAGCGACAGCGGTAAGCTTGTTGGCGACGTTACAACAAAGAGCATCGTAATCGATGAAAACGCCATCTTCCAGGGCAGATGTACAATGACTACAGATATCAACTCTGCAACACAGGCCAAGGAAAGAGCTGCTGCAACAGTTGAATCAGATAACAAATGA
- a CDS encoding YerC/YecD family TrpR-related protein, translating to MNKKIHTDSVDHLFEAVLCLQNKEECYSFFEDLCTVNELLSLSQRFEVASMLRDKKTYLEIAEKTGASTATISRVNRSLNYGDDGYEMVFERLQ from the coding sequence ATGAATAAGAAAATACATACAGATTCAGTGGACCATTTATTTGAAGCGGTTCTTTGTCTGCAGAATAAGGAAGAGTGCTACAGCTTTTTTGAGGATCTGTGCACAGTAAATGAGCTTTTATCTCTTTCGCAGAGATTTGAAGTTGCATCAATGCTTCGTGATAAGAAGACCTATCTTGAGATTGCTGAAAAGACCGGAGCTTCTACAGCGACTATCAGCCGTGTTAACAGATCACTTAACTATGGTGATGACGGATATGAAATGGTATTTGAAAGACTTCAGTAA
- a CDS encoding cold-shock protein — MNKGTVKWFNNQKGYGFISDEAGNDVFVHYSGLNMEGFKSLDEGASVEYDVIQGEKGPQAVNVNKL, encoded by the coding sequence ATGAACAAAGGTACAGTTAAGTGGTTCAACAATCAGAAAGGCTATGGTTTCATCTCTGATGAAGCTGGTAACGATGTATTCGTACACTATTCAGGACTCAACATGGAAGGCTTCAAGTCTCTCGACGAAGGTGCTTCTGTAGAGTATGATGTAATCCAGGGCGAAAAAGGACCTCAGGCAGTAAACGTAAACAAGCTTTGA
- the hisA gene encoding phosphoribosylformimino-5-aminoimidazole carboxamide ribotide isomerase encodes MIFRPCIDIHNGKVKQIVGSSLRDSQDESTDNFISELDGTYYSDLYCTLGLKGGHVIILNPAGSKYYDESLRQAKLALCAHPGMLQIGGGINPDNAKAFLDAGASHVIVTSYVFKDGRIDRDKLEILKKTVGKEHLVLDLSCKKKGDDYYIVTDRWQKMTDTKLSIETLDDLSDSCDEFLIHAADVEGKQGGIEENVATLLGNWAKIPVTYAGGVHSISDIKKLREIGRAKVDVTVGSALDIFGGCLSIKDVIDACK; translated from the coding sequence TTGATATTCAGACCCTGTATTGATATTCATAATGGAAAAGTTAAACAGATAGTAGGCTCAAGCCTAAGGGACAGTCAGGATGAATCTACCGATAATTTTATTTCAGAGCTTGACGGAACCTACTATTCGGATTTATATTGTACTCTTGGCCTTAAAGGTGGCCATGTTATTATCCTGAATCCTGCAGGTAGTAAGTATTATGATGAGAGCCTCAGGCAGGCTAAGCTTGCCCTTTGTGCTCATCCCGGCATGCTTCAGATAGGTGGAGGGATAAACCCTGATAATGCCAAAGCTTTTCTGGATGCAGGAGCTTCACACGTAATAGTCACATCCTATGTATTTAAAGATGGCAGGATCGACAGAGATAAACTTGAAATACTGAAGAAAACAGTAGGAAAAGAGCATCTTGTTCTTGATCTTTCCTGTAAGAAAAAAGGTGATGACTATTATATAGTTACTGACAGATGGCAGAAGATGACAGATACGAAGCTTTCTATTGAAACGCTTGATGATCTTTCAGACTCTTGCGATGAGTTCCTGATCCATGCAGCAGACGTGGAGGGAAAGCAAGGCGGAATAGAAGAAAATGTCGCTACTTTACTGGGAAACTGGGCTAAGATACCTGTGACATATGCAGGTGGTGTCCACAGCATTTCGGATATTAAAAAGCTTAGGGAAATAGGAAGAGCGAAAGTAGATGTTACAGTTGGTTCTGCACTGGATATTTTTGGCGGATGCCTGAGTATAAAAGATGTGATAGATGCTTGTAAATAG
- the dapB gene encoding 4-hydroxy-tetrahydrodipicolinate reductase: MVKAIMNGCNGRMGHVIVDIAEADNDISIVAGVDKFGENNYSFPTFNSIADVNVEADVVIDFSNASGVDELLDVCADKNLPVVLCTTGLSDDQLAHVNVASKKIAILKSANMSVGVNVLMKVLKEAAKALAGSGFDMEIVEKHHNQKLDAPSGTAMSLAEVINDAAGGDYEFVYDRSARREKRPEKEIGISAVRGGTIVGDHDVIFAGTDEVITFSHRAYSRAIFGKGAVEAAKFLSGKPAGMYDMSDALGLK, translated from the coding sequence ATGGTAAAGGCAATAATGAACGGCTGCAATGGCCGCATGGGACACGTAATTGTAGATATTGCAGAAGCTGATAATGATATCAGTATCGTTGCAGGTGTAGATAAGTTTGGAGAGAACAATTATTCTTTCCCGACATTTAATAGTATTGCTGATGTAAATGTTGAAGCTGACGTAGTAATAGATTTTTCTAACGCATCAGGAGTCGATGAACTGTTAGATGTATGCGCAGACAAAAATCTTCCTGTAGTACTGTGCACAACAGGTCTTTCTGATGACCAGCTTGCACATGTTAACGTGGCATCTAAAAAGATCGCTATCCTTAAATCAGCTAACATGTCAGTTGGCGTTAATGTCCTTATGAAGGTCCTTAAAGAGGCAGCTAAGGCTCTTGCAGGATCAGGCTTTGACATGGAGATCGTAGAGAAGCACCATAATCAAAAACTTGATGCACCGAGCGGAACAGCTATGTCTCTTGCAGAAGTTATAAACGATGCAGCAGGCGGAGACTACGAGTTTGTATATGACCGTTCAGCAAGACGCGAGAAAAGACCTGAAAAGGAAATCGGAATAAGCGCAGTGAGAGGCGGCACAATAGTTGGTGACCACGACGTTATCTTTGCAGGAACTGACGAAGTTATAACATTCTCACACAGAGCATATTCAAGAGCTATTTTTGGTAAGGGAGCAGTAGAAGCTGCCAAGTTCCTTTCAGGAAAACCTGCAGGAATGTATGATATGTCAGATGCACTCGGCCTTAAATAA
- the dapA gene encoding 4-hydroxy-tetrahydrodipicolinate synthase, producing the protein MAVFKGAGVAIATPFNQDGSVNYDEFARLIEYQIANDTDAIIVCGTTGEAATMSEKEHMDVVKFCIDKVNHRIPVIAGTGSNCTQTAVELSKEAEEYGADAVLSVTPYYNKATQDGLVAHFGAVADAIKIPVIMYNVPSRTGCNILPATAAKLVREKDNIVGIKDAAGNLSQTAEMMHLTDGAIDLYSGNDDQVVPIMSLGGIGVISVLSNVAPKQTHKMCELALKGDFAGAADIQLKAIPLIKALFAEVNPIPVKKAIEFLGFEAGPLRLPLTEVSPEHAQQLKKAMQDFGLI; encoded by the coding sequence ATGGCAGTATTTAAGGGAGCAGGAGTTGCTATTGCAACACCATTTAATCAGGATGGATCAGTTAATTATGATGAGTTTGCACGTCTTATCGAGTACCAGATCGCAAATGATACAGATGCGATCATCGTATGCGGTACTACCGGTGAAGCTGCAACAATGAGTGAAAAGGAACACATGGATGTTGTTAAGTTCTGTATAGACAAGGTTAACCATCGTATACCTGTCATTGCAGGTACAGGTTCTAATTGTACTCAGACAGCGGTTGAGCTTTCTAAGGAAGCAGAAGAGTATGGCGCTGACGCTGTTCTTTCAGTAACACCTTATTACAACAAGGCTACACAGGACGGACTCGTAGCACACTTTGGCGCAGTTGCTGATGCTATCAAGATCCCTGTTATCATGTACAACGTACCAAGCCGTACAGGTTGCAATATCCTTCCTGCAACAGCAGCAAAGCTTGTCAGAGAGAAGGATAATATCGTAGGAATCAAGGATGCAGCTGGTAATCTGTCTCAGACTGCAGAGATGATGCACCTTACAGATGGCGCTATAGACCTTTATTCCGGTAATGATGATCAGGTAGTTCCGATCATGTCACTTGGCGGAATCGGTGTTATCTCCGTTCTTTCTAACGTAGCTCCAAAGCAGACTCACAAGATGTGCGAACTTGCTCTTAAGGGTGATTTTGCCGGTGCTGCAGATATCCAGCTCAAAGCTATCCCGCTCATTAAGGCTCTTTTTGCAGAAGTTAATCCTATTCCTGTAAAAAAAGCTATCGAGTTCCTTGGCTTTGAAGCAGGTCCACTTCGCCTTCCTCTTACAGAAGTTAGCCCTGAGCATGCACAGCAGCTCAAGAAAGCTATGCAGGACTTTGGTCTTATCTGA
- a CDS encoding polysaccharide pyruvyl transferase family protein, whose amino-acid sequence MNNKVTLYMHSGSGNHGCEAIVRSLTELLHSQDPTITPDVMTNDRAEDLLYVPEDICHFVEEKHMARNVINHTLYYVYRKLTGDKESFLRYRFKPMYKNPPKVGVSIGGDTYCYDYMVEEIMLTNSMLHKLGTKTILLGCSVEPDLVKRSDVAADMKLYDKILARESITYNALLDAGVSKERLELAPDPAFTLDTKFLPLPEGWQEGKTIGLNLSPLIGMYAEDKDIALKCYEDLIRHILDTTDNTVALIPHVVWDRSNDNIPLTSLYEKFKDTGRVLLIKDHNAPELKGYIARCRLFIGARTHATIAAYSSCVPTLVIGYSVKARGIAKDLFGTEEKYVLPVQDLKSSKQLIEGYEWLNEHADEITGKLKEAIPEYIVKAKRNGSAVIELLNSKS is encoded by the coding sequence ATGAATAATAAAGTTACTTTATACATGCATTCAGGAAGTGGCAACCATGGCTGCGAAGCAATCGTAAGATCTCTTACAGAACTTCTTCACAGTCAGGACCCTACTATCACACCTGACGTAATGACAAATGACAGAGCCGAGGACCTTCTATATGTTCCTGAAGACATATGCCATTTTGTTGAAGAAAAGCATATGGCAAGAAATGTCATAAATCATACTCTTTACTATGTCTACAGAAAGTTAACAGGAGACAAAGAGTCTTTTCTCAGATACAGATTCAAACCCATGTACAAGAACCCTCCAAAGGTAGGCGTATCTATCGGAGGCGATACCTACTGCTACGATTACATGGTGGAAGAGATCATGCTTACTAACAGCATGCTCCATAAGCTTGGCACTAAAACTATCCTTCTTGGCTGCAGCGTTGAACCTGACCTTGTAAAAAGAAGTGACGTAGCAGCTGATATGAAGCTGTATGACAAGATCCTCGCAAGAGAAAGCATTACTTATAATGCCCTTTTGGATGCAGGCGTATCTAAAGAAAGGCTTGAACTTGCTCCGGATCCTGCTTTTACACTTGATACAAAGTTTCTCCCTCTTCCGGAAGGATGGCAGGAAGGAAAGACTATAGGACTTAACTTAAGTCCTCTTATTGGAATGTACGCTGAAGATAAGGACATTGCACTTAAGTGTTATGAAGATCTTATCAGACACATTTTAGATACTACTGATAATACTGTTGCCCTTATACCTCACGTTGTCTGGGATAGAAGTAACGACAACATTCCTCTTACAAGCCTTTATGAGAAGTTCAAGGACACAGGCCGGGTTCTTCTTATTAAAGATCATAATGCCCCTGAGCTTAAGGGCTATATAGCAAGATGCAGACTCTTTATAGGAGCAAGAACTCATGCAACTATTGCCGCATACTCATCCTGTGTACCAACTCTAGTTATCGGTTATTCGGTTAAGGCAAGAGGAATTGCCAAAGATCTCTTTGGAACTGAGGAAAAATATGTGCTACCAGTTCAGGACCTAAAGTCAAGTAAGCAGCTTATAGAAGGCTATGAATGGCTTAATGAACATGCTGATGAAATTACCGGGAAGCTGAAAGAAGCGATTCCTGAGTATATTGTTAAGGCAAAACGTAATGGTAGCGCTGTTATTGAACTTCTTAACAGCAAGTCCTAA